The following DNA comes from Clostridia bacterium.
GGTTGGTGCGCGGGTAGTTCTGGTAGCGCCTTCTGGCTGATGGCCGTTTAACCCGCACCTGGCAGCTCAAAGTGCGATTTGGTCGAGTTACAAGATTCTCCATCGGGAGGGGAGGCAACTTTCACCAAGCTAAAAAGTTATGCCAGACGATTTTGGAGGACGTGTCCCATCCTGGCTCCCAAGGGGGTGGCAGGGAGGTAGTTCTTTAGGCCCATCCGAGTACCTTTTTGTTCCCGGTCCATGCTTCCCCTAGTCGCCCATGAGCTGCACTAGGGGAGCAAGGCTATCCTATACTTTAACAATTGCAACTAAACTTTTTCCCACTTCGGGTTGACACTAACCCCTGGCCGAGACCATAAAAAAGTTAATAATGGCGCTTGGGTATGATATAATAGCCTGAGCCGGTTTCATAGGAAGGAGGATAACATTGGATCTGCGCCAGAAAGTAGAAGCTGCCTTGGACAAGATCCGTCCCGCCCTGGTGGCCGACGGCGGCAATGTGGAATTGGTTGAGGCCAGCGAGGATGGGGTGGTGAAGGTAAGGTTGACTGGGGCTTGTGGCGGTTGCCCCATGTCCACGATGACCTTGAGGATGGGCATTGAGCGCTCGCTGAAGAGCCAGGTCCCTGAAGTCAAGGAAGTCTTGGCTGTATGATTGTGGCTATAGATTGATAGACAACACGGTGGAGTTTAGGGCCCAGCCCGGCGAAGGCTGGGCCCTTATTGTCGTAAAAAACTTGCCCTTTGGCCCCAACTCGACAAAAGAAGTGGGTTTTCACTCAAGGAATTAACCGGAGGTCGTAGTATCCAATATCTGGAAGAAAACCTGGAGCGAGGTGTCAAGGGTGAAGAAAAATAGCAAGCCTCCGGTTAAAGTGATAGGTCGGCCTGATTCCTTGACCGATGTTCTCAAAAAACGCCTATTCCAGTCATCGGGTGAGACTATTGAGGCCTTGGTTAGCCATGCTCGGCAGGTCATGTTTTGGCCCAATTCCAGCAGCAAAGTGGAGAAGAACGTACTGCGTTGTTTGGAGAAGAATCCGGCCTTTGCCAGGAATCAGGAGGGCAAATGGATTCTCAGCCTGGATGGTAATCCCGACAACGACCAAGCTCACCAAGCCCTTCGGCAGGCTGGCCGGGCTTTAACCCTGCAGGAGCTTAAAAACAAGCTTCGAAGCCAAGATCAGCTAGAGGAGCGGCGCCTGGTATATGATGGTCGGTTCGTGCGTTTAAACGATGCCCGCTGGGCCTTGGTACAGTGGGAGATTGTCCGACAGCTGACCGGGAAAGAGCTCCAGACTGTGTACAAGGAACTAAGGGCGGCCAACCAACCCCTCTCTCTGGAAGAGCTAGCTCGGCGGGTAATGAGGATGGCTGTTGATTTATCCAGCCTTCGCAAGGCTTTGGTTGACGATCCTCGGTTTGCTTGGGTGGGCGGCGATTACTGGTTCCTTAAGGATCAGCTCCCCCAGTGGGTTGCCAAGGAATCGGATGAAGGGGAAGTATTTGCTGACGTGTGGGAAGCGGAAATGATAGCCTTGCAGGAAGCCGAGCTAATGCTGATTCTCAACGATACCGATCCTTCCCGGCGTACATATATTCTTTCTTCCGAGGACCTTAAGACGGGGAGTTTACGGATCACTAAGCGTCTGGAGCGATTGTTTTCGGGATTGCCGCCGGTGGCTTGGCTTACCTTTTTCGACGGAGAGAGGCGAATCAATGCTTGGTATCACCAGGAGGCCCGCCGGATATTCGACTTAAGCCAATGGTTTGCCGAACGGGGGTTGGAGCCGGGTCGCAAGCTTCGCTTTCAACGTTTACCGGAAAGCTGCTGTTACGATTTGGTAGTCACCGATGAGCGCTGCACCGAGGTATACATTGAGGCGCAACGGCTGAAGGAGCTAGATCAGCTGCGTAGCCGCGAGAAAGAAGAAAAGCTTTCGCTGGAGGAGATAGTTACCGCTGTTCTCCGGCTATTTCCGGACGGGCTTTCCACTGAACAGATTTGCCGCTTGGTGGGAAGTATGCGCCCAGTGGATGTATCGGCTCTGCTCTCCACTTTGGATAGCTTTCCGTTCTTTGAGGAGACGGCTGATGGCAATTGGCGTTTCAACGAGAGCATGCGGCTGACCTATGATTCCATGGAACAAAAGGTCAGGGCGGTGCAGGCCATGTTGGCCAAGGCCAAGGAAGAGACAGCTGCCTACGCTGAGGAAGCTAGACTACTTTTAGAGGAAAAGGAAGGGCTGTCGGAAGAAGTGGCTCGGCTCCGGTCCCACCATCGGGAGGAGGAAGCGCTTTACCAACAACGGATAGCTGAGCTGCTGCAGCAGGTGGAGCGCCTGGAGCGGGAAAACACCAACCTGCGTTCAGAATTTGAGCGCCAAGCTGGCTGGCAACAAACGGCAGTGCCGGAACAAGAAAAGCTAAGCCAGGAACTGGAACAGGCGCTGGCGGAGAAGGAAGCGCTGCGCAACCGGGTGGCGCAGCTGGAAAGCCGGGTAATGCAGTTGCAGGGCAGCTTGAACCAAGCCGTGAAGGACGCCCAGAGCGAGCAGGAATTTTGGCGCAAGAAGCTAGACGAAATGCAAAGCCGTTACCAGCAGGTGAACATGGAGAATGAAGGTCTGATTTTGACCATTGAGGAGTTGAGGCGAGAGAGGGCGGAGCTCAGGCGGCAATTAAACCTGCGATTGGTAAGGTGGGCTCTGTGGCTGACCAATCTGTTTCGCCTGCGCCGGCGGAAGGGGCGGGCAAAGTCGGCCTCAACCCCCATGGGCGGCGTCCATTGAGGCACCACCAGCCTAGACCCAGCTGGCCTTCGGGCCGAATCTTTTTTGTGGCAGGAACCCAATCTCCCATCACGTATATTTACTTTAGCATCATATTGTATAACATTGAACCATGGGTTGACTGGTCCGATAACCTCATCAGGCAGGAGCGGGTCGAGCGAACTGGTTACTGTTAGAGGAGGCCTTTTAGTGCTAATAGTTCTTATCAACGGAAGCGCCAGGGAAGGCGGGAACACGGCTGCCCTGTTGGAGGAGGCAGCCAAGATTGCCGAGGAATCCGGCTGCGAGTGCCAAACCATCCACGTGGCCAGCATCTTGAAAAAGGTGAAGGATCCCTTTTGTTCCCAATGCTCGGTTCCTTGCCGGGGAAGCTGCTCCCAAAACAATGCTCTGGGAGAAAGTTTCCAGTTGCTCCGCCGGGCTGATGGTATTATCATGGCTAGCCCGGTGTATTTTGGCACTGTTTCTGGTCAGCTCAAGGCTTATTGGGACAAGACCCGCATTCTCAGGCGCGAAGAAGCGCTGCTCAACGTAGTAGGAGGGGCGGTGGCGGTTGGCGCCAGCCGATTTGGAGGCCAAGAGCAAACCCTCCGGGCTTTGCAGGAGATGATGCTGGTACAGGGAATGACGGTGGTAGGCGATGGCTTTCCGGGTGCCGGTTGTGGCCACCATGGGGTGGGAGCTCAACAGCCCGCCGGAGAGGAACGGTCGGCGCTGAAGGGTGCCCGCATCCTGACCCAAAGGGTGATCCAGGTAGCTCGGGCTACCCAGGAGCTGCGTCAGGGCCGTGGCAAGGGGGCGGACCTTTGGGGTAACTAGCTGTATCCGGGAGCAGATTGAGGCCAGCGAGGCCCAGTTCCTCTGCGAACGAGCCACGCTGAGCGCCCATACTCGGGGGCGCCTGATCCCTGAGCCACCTTGTCCTATACGCACCGAGTTCCAGCGCGACCGGGATCGGATAATACATTCCAAGGCCTTCCGGCGGCTTAAGCATAAGACCCAGGTGTTTATCGCTCCGGAGGGAGATCATTACCGTACCCGGCTCACCCATACCCTGGAAGTGGCGCAAATTGCCCGGACCGTAGCCCGGGCCTTAAGGTTAAACGAAGACCTTACTGAAGCTATTGCCTTGGGGCATGATCTTGGGCATACGCCCTTTGGTCATGCAGGCGAAGAAGTACTTAACCGCATCGTCCCCGGTGGTTTTCGTCATTACGAGCAGAGCTTGCGAGTAGTGGACAAGCTAGAACAGGGACGGGGGCTCAATTTGACTTGGGAAGTGCGGGACGGAATTCTCAACCATACTGGGGATCTTCGACCACAAACTCTGGAGGGTCAGATTGTCCATATTGCCGATCGGGTGGCTTACATCAATCATGACATTGATGATTCCCTTCGGGCCGGCATAATTACCCAGGATGATCTGCCGTCCAGCGCTTTGGCAGTACTGGGGCAGACCACTCGCGAACGCATCAATTCTATGGTTATGGACTTAATTGAAGTGGGGCTAAGTCAGGGAATAATCGGGATGAGTCCGAAAATTCAAGAGGCGACGAACGCCTTGCGGCAATTCTTATTCCAAAAAGTGTACGTTGGTTCCCGGGCCAAGGCTGAGGAGGGAAAGGTCAAGCGGGTAATTGAGCAGCTTTATTACTACTATTTAGAGCATCCCGACGAGATCCCCGGGCCCAACTTAGAAGCAGCCGATCTAGAGGAAAGCCGGGAGCGAAAAGTAGCTGATTATATTGCTGGTATGACCGATCAGTTTGCTATCAACTGTTATGTCCGGCTGTTCATTCCTCGCGGGTTCCCAGTGTGAGTTTTGGCTCCCGGGCAAAAATTTAAGGGAAGAAACCTTTTCTCTCTTCGCTGGTCAGGCTATTCGGGCGCTGACTAGGCGCCCGACAGGAGAATCCAGGTTTCTTCCCTTCATAGTAATTGCCGGTCGCCTAGCATTTTATACTTCCTTTGTTTTTCCTGCGCTAACCCCACCCGCTGCAGCTTAGCCTTGGTCGGGCGTAGGACTCTTGGGGCGAAGCCAGGGAAAAATCATGGTGGCATAGATAACGTACAAGGTACAGCCGCCGATCAGGGCTATGAGGAATAGGGCTAGGGCCTTAACCAAAGCTGAATCCTCCTACCGTGGGTTGCAAGATAGAAAAGTGCCTGTTGTTATTGTCTCTAATTGTCTGGGGTTTATGTCAGGGGACTAAATTTTAGGCGCAGAAATTATGTCGAAGCCGGAAGGAAAGCGCAAAAAGATGGCGAATGAAGGTAACCATTGTTCAGGGTGAGGCTTTGATCCGGACTGGGGGCTATCAGCAGCCAGCAGGATTTACCGGGTCAATGGCGAAAGAATCCGTAGCACAGGATAACCAAAAACATTTACTGGAAATGGGCGGTAGATACTGAATGATGCCGGCGCGGATACCCGACAGTACGGTTCGCGAGATCATAGCCCGGCTGGATATAGTAGAGGTGATAGGGGAATACGTCGAACTAAAGAGACAGGGGCAGAACTACGTGGGGTTGTGCCCTTTCCATAGTGAGAAGACCCCATCTTTTTCTGTCAGCCCTTCCAAGCAAATGTTTTACTGCTTCGGGTGTGGAGTGGGCGGAAATGTGTTGTCCTTTGTCATGAAAAAGGAGAATCTGCCCTTCCGAGAAGCTGTAGAATCCTTGGCGGTTCGAGCTGGGGTGAGGCTACCCGCAACCGTTGGCGCTGCCGCCTTTGAGCGTGAGGGCATCAAAGCCAAACTAGAGCGGATCAACCATGAAGCTGAGCAGTTTTATCACCGCTTACTGACCTCTAGCCCGGCAGCAACCAAGGCGCGCCAATATTTGAAAAAGCGAGGGCTAGGGCCCGAAGCTATTGAGCGCTTCCGGCTGGGGTATGCCCCTCCAGACTGGGATCAGTTGGTTAGGCACCTAAGGCGGCATTATTCGGGGGCAGACCTAGAAAAGGCGGGGTTAGCTGTACCACAGAGACAGGGCGGAGGTTATTACGATC
Coding sequences within:
- a CDS encoding flavodoxin family protein, with protein sequence MLIVLINGSAREGGNTAALLEEAAKIAEESGCECQTIHVASILKKVKDPFCSQCSVPCRGSCSQNNALGESFQLLRRADGIIMASPVYFGTVSGQLKAYWDKTRILRREEALLNVVGGAVAVGASRFGGQEQTLRALQEMMLVQGMTVVGDGFPGAGCGHHGVGAQQPAGEERSALKGARILTQRVIQVARATQELRQGRGKGADLWGN
- a CDS encoding NifU family protein; the encoded protein is MRQKVEAALDKIRPALVADGGNVELVEASEDGVVKVRLTGACGGCPMSTMTLRMGIERSLKSQVPEVKEVLAV
- a CDS encoding deoxyguanosinetriphosphate triphosphohydrolase, producing MREQIEASEAQFLCERATLSAHTRGRLIPEPPCPIRTEFQRDRDRIIHSKAFRRLKHKTQVFIAPEGDHYRTRLTHTLEVAQIARTVARALRLNEDLTEAIALGHDLGHTPFGHAGEEVLNRIVPGGFRHYEQSLRVVDKLEQGRGLNLTWEVRDGILNHTGDLRPQTLEGQIVHIADRVAYINHDIDDSLRAGIITQDDLPSSALAVLGQTTRERINSMVMDLIEVGLSQGIIGMSPKIQEATNALRQFLFQKVYVGSRAKAEEGKVKRVIEQLYYYYLEHPDEIPGPNLEAADLEESRERKVADYIAGMTDQFAINCYVRLFIPRGFPV